A part of Capsicum annuum cultivar UCD-10X-F1 chromosome 6, UCD10Xv1.1, whole genome shotgun sequence genomic DNA contains:
- the LOC124899629 gene encoding acyltransferase Pun1-like, which yields MDKVVNHPDSNVKDLTFPQGLPWGSSMDRALTVAQLSHFDCGGIALSVCLSHKIGDGSSVYCFLRDWASLTRSSNTIRPSPYFVEDSILPSPIGPLVYPVIGSDMDKCVQKRFIFSSTKLSALKSAIGVQNVTTNEAVNALLYKCAAFSVTNVDSGLFKRSRLVQYSDIREMISPRLPPNSIGNIITRFYSPVYNNEEELKLPKLVADIRKSKNNLATRNNLEENETAMVILDAYRTGKETFHKRKCDVYLSSSICKFPIIQDLDFGFGQPIRASIAKGPINKAMILMRTYDGGIEAAVNLNEEEMSVFEHDEQLLEFATLIGQNY from the coding sequence ATGGACAAAGTTGTTAATCACCCTGATTCAAATGTTAAAGATTTGACATTTCCTCAAGGCCTACCTTGGGGTAGTAGCATGGATCGGGCCTTAACTGTAGCTCAATTAAGTCATTTTGATTGCGGAGGAATAGCACTCAGTGTGTGCCTATCACACAAAATAGGAGACGGAAGCAGTGTCTATTGTTTCTTGAGGGATTGGGCTTCATTAACTCGAAGTTCAAATACAATTAGACCATCTCCTTATTTTGTTGAGGACTCCATTCTACCATCGCCAATTGGTCCATTGGTTTACCCTGTTATTGGATCAGACATGGACAAATGTGTCCAAAAGAGGTTTATTTTTTCTAGCACAAAGCTAAGTGCACTAAAATCCGCAATTGGCGTGCAAAACGTAACGACCAATGAGGCTGTGAATGCACTTCTCTACAAATGTGCAGCATTTTCTGTCACCAACGTTGATTCTGGTTTGTTCAAGCGATCTCGGTTGGTCCAGTACTCCGATATCCGAGAAATGATTTCACCACGGTTACCACCAAACTCCATAGGAAATATCATTACCAGATTCTACTCGCCGGTATACAACAACGAGGAAGAACTCAAGTTACCAAAACTAGTAGCCGATATAAGGAAGTCAAAAAACAACCTCGCCACAAGAAATAATCTTGAAGAAAATGAAACGGCTATGGTGATTCTAGATGCATATAGAACAGGGAAGGAGACTTTCCATAAAAGGAAATGTGATGTGTACCTTTCGAGTAGCATATGTAAGTTCCCAATAATACAAGATTTAGATTTTGGATTTGGGCAGCCAATTAGAGCAAGCATTGCAAAGGGTCCAATTAACAAGGCTATGATCTTGATGAGGACATATGATGGAGGAATTGAAGCAGCTGTTAACTTGAATGAAGAAGAAATGTCTGTGTTCGAGCATGACGAGCAACTTCTTGAATTTGCTACTCTTATTGGTCAGAACTATTAA
- the LOC107874668 gene encoding acyltransferase Pun1-like, whose product MEKVVDHPDSNVKDLTLPQGVPRSNSVDRALTVAQLSHFDCGGIALSVCLSHKIGDGSSAHCFLRDWAALTRSSNTIRPSPYFVEDSILSSPIGPLVSPIMGSDMDKCVQKRFIFSSKKLSALKSSIGMQNVTSSEAVSALLYKCAAFSAITNNSGSFKQSHLIQLSDLREMISPQLPPNPIGNIFSIFSSPIYHKKEELKLSKLVADIKKSKNNLSTRKNVEENELAIEMLDANRTGESIFHKRKCDVYSSSSLCKFPLIQDLDFGFGKPIRASMAKGPFNKAMFLMRTNDGGIEALVNLNEEEMSVFEHDEHLLQFAAPVNYEQQ is encoded by the coding sequence ATGGAGAAAGTTGTTGATCACCCTGATTCAAATGTTAAAGATCTGACACTTCCTCAAGGCGTACCTAGGAGTAATAGTGTGGATCGCGCCTTAACTGTAGCTCAATTAAGTCATTTTGATTGTGGAGGAATAGCACTCAGTGTGTGCCTATCACACAAAATAGGAGACGGAAGCAGTGCCCATTGTTTCTTGAGGGATTGGGCTGCGTTAACTCGAAGTTCAAATACAATTAGACCATCTCCTTATTTCGTTGAGGACTCTATTTTATCATCGCCAATTGGTCCATTGGTTTCCCCCATTATGGGATCAGACATGGACAAATGTGTCCAAAAGAGGTTTATTTTTTCTAGCAAAAAGCTAAGTGCACTAAAATCCTCAATTGGCATGCAAAATGTAACGAGCAGCGAGGCTGTGAGTGCACTTCTCTACAAATGTGCTGCATTTTCTGCCATCACGAATAATTCAGGTTCGTTCAAGCAATCACATTTGATCCAGTTGTCAGATTTACGAGAAATGATTTCACCCCAGCTACCACCAAACCCTATAGGAAATATCTTTAGCATATTCTCCTCACCGATATACCACAAGAAGGAAGAACTCAAGTTATCAAAATTAGTAGCTGATATAAAGAAGTCTAAAAACAACCTCTCCACAAGGAAGAATGTTGAAGAAAATGAGTTGGCTATAGAGATGCTAGATGCAAATAGAACAGGGGAGTCGATATTCCATAAAAGGAAATGTGATGTGTACTCTTCAAGTAGCTTATGTAAGTTCCCATTAATACAAGATTTAGATTTTGGATTTGGGAAGCCAATTAGAGCAAGCATGGCAAAGGGTCCCTTTAACAAGGCTATGTTCTTGATGAGGACAAATGATGGAGGAATTGAAGCATTAGTTAACTTGAATGAAGAAGAAATGTCTGTGTTCGAGCATGATGAGCACCTTCTTCAATTTGCTGCTCCTGTTAACTATGAACAACAATAA
- the LOC107865559 gene encoding acyltransferase Pun1-like gives MNPTWAALTRSSSTIRASPYFVEDSILSSPIGPLVSPIMGSDMDKCVQKRFIFSSTKLSALKSSIGMQNVTSSEAVSALLYKCAAFSAITNNSGNIFSIFSSPIYHKKEELKLSKLVADIKKSKNNLSTRKNVEENELAIEMLDAYRTGESIFHKRKCDVYSSSSLCKFPFIQDLDFGFGKPIRASMAKGPFNKAMFLMRTNDGGIEALVNLNEEEMSVFEHDEHLLQFAAPVNYEQQ, from the exons atgaacccaacatgGGCTGCGTTAACTCGAAGTTCAAGTACAATTAGAGCATCTCCTTATTTCGTTGAGGACTCTATTTTGTCATCGCCAATTGGTCCATTGGTTTCCCCCATTATGGGATCAGACATGGACAAATGTGTCCAAAAGAGGTTTATTTTTTCTAGCACAAAGCTAAGTGCACTAAAATCCTCAATTGGCATGCAAAATGTAACGAGCAGCGAGGCTGTGAGTGCACTTCTCTACAAATGTGCTGCATTTTCTGCCATCACTAATAATTCAG GAAATATCTTTAGCATATTCTCCTCACCGATATACCACAAGAAGGAAGAACTCAAGTTATCAAAATTAGTAGCTGATATAAAGAAGTCTAAAAACAACCTCTCCACAAGGAAGAATGTTGAAGAAAATGAGTTGGCTATAGAGATGCTAGATGCATATAGAACAGGGGAGTCGATATTCCATAAAAGGAAATGTGATGTGTACTCTTCAAGTAGCTTATGTAAGTTCCCATTTATACAAGATTTAGATTTTGGATTTGGGAAGCCAATTAGAGCAAGCATGGCCAAGGGTCCATTTAACAAGGCTATGTTCTTGATGAGGACAAATGATGGAGGAATTGAAGCATTAGTTAACTTGAATGAAGAAGAAATGTCTGTGTTCGAGCATGATGAGCACCTTCTTCAATTTGCTGCTCCTGTTAACTATGAACAACAATAA